A section of the Agarivorans litoreus genome encodes:
- a CDS encoding phage tail protein translates to MEGYIGQMIIFAGNFAPRDWQFCHGQLLSIASNQSLFAIIGTIYGGDGRTSFALPDLRGRAPVSAGQGQSLSQYPLGQHGGSESNILNEHQMPSHNHQVTAKAKCLNGSGNVQTPVGAVWANDASASSISYSNSVANAEMEASAIEISQQNKGSNSAVNNMQPYLAVNYIICVNGIFPSRN, encoded by the coding sequence ATGGAAGGTTACATAGGCCAAATGATTATTTTTGCAGGAAACTTCGCCCCACGAGATTGGCAATTTTGTCACGGTCAACTTTTATCGATTGCAAGCAATCAATCTCTGTTTGCAATTATCGGCACAATTTATGGCGGTGATGGAAGAACCAGCTTTGCTTTGCCCGACTTAAGAGGGCGCGCACCGGTTAGTGCTGGCCAAGGGCAGAGCTTGTCTCAGTATCCTTTAGGCCAACATGGTGGTAGCGAAAGCAACATTCTAAACGAACATCAAATGCCTAGCCATAATCACCAAGTTACCGCCAAAGCTAAATGCTTGAATGGCTCAGGTAATGTGCAAACTCCCGTTGGCGCCGTTTGGGCTAACGATGCGAGTGCATCCTCAATTTCCTATTCCAACAGCGTAGCCAATGCCGAAATGGAAGCAAGTGCCATTGAGATTAGTCAACAAAACAAAGGGAGCAACTCAGCTGTTAACAACATGCAGCCTTACTTAGCCGTTAACTACATTATCTGTGTAAATGGCATCTTCCCCTCTAGAAATTAG
- a CDS encoding PEP-CTERM sorting domain-containing protein produces MKPCLINTFITRSVVSLSLLSPIANAGVIDITLGNGSSGLVDEGIYAYATSIFPTQSGQAAPFNAIIGHEILTNPTSTSWSFNYAAIADTIVSATFSFGIWDVDSASSGSQLDAFSLDGNDLTSELDTRFEAGGGSLDLQYNVYSFDLDASFFADLSDGLFTADLDIGGTGLSTNALTAEVTESDNNRYGLIYSNLVINTEDSSQPPNPVPEPSSILLFVAALLGLKRYRQA; encoded by the coding sequence ATGAAACCCTGCTTAATTAACACATTCATTACACGCTCGGTTGTATCGCTGTCTTTGCTTAGCCCAATAGCTAATGCAGGCGTGATTGATATTACCCTTGGTAACGGCAGCTCGGGCTTGGTAGATGAAGGCATATACGCCTATGCTACCAGCATCTTCCCCACACAAAGTGGCCAAGCAGCCCCCTTCAACGCCATTATCGGGCACGAGATACTCACTAACCCAACGAGTACCAGCTGGTCGTTTAATTACGCGGCAATTGCCGACACTATCGTTAGCGCTACCTTTAGCTTTGGTATTTGGGATGTTGATTCAGCATCTTCCGGCAGCCAGCTTGACGCTTTCTCCCTAGATGGTAATGACTTAACTTCTGAACTTGATACTCGCTTTGAGGCAGGTGGTGGCTCACTCGACTTGCAATATAACGTTTATAGCTTTGATTTAGACGCGAGCTTTTTTGCCGATCTCAGTGATGGCTTGTTTACTGCCGATTTAGATATTGGCGGTACTGGCTTATCAACCAATGCACTCACTGCAGAAGTCACCGAATCAGACAACAATCGCTACGGCTTAATTTATTCAAACTTAGTCATTAATACCGAAGATAGCAGTCAACCACCAAACCCAGTTCCAGAGCCTAGCAGCATACTATTGTTTGTTGCCGCACTGTTGGGTCTGAAACGATACCGCCAAGCGTAA
- a CDS encoding mechanosensitive ion channel family protein, with translation MIDQELAQLESVYQTIVDFLVRYSFQLVGAIIIVLLGLWFAGKVSKGLFRTLERKGLDITLANFIANVVKVLFIAITVIIALGKLGISITPFVAALGAISLGAGLAIQGTLSNYGAGLAIILTRPFVLKNTITVKGYTGIVEEINLATTVLINEDNERVTIPNRHIVGEILKNTEQNSLVEGEVAVAYGSNPEQVISLIEETLAAIAEVQQAPATKVGIEAFADSGINISYRFWVPTPLFHQTKFAANLAVFNALQQAGVQIPFPQREVRMLSEQPATK, from the coding sequence ATGATTGACCAAGAACTCGCCCAACTTGAATCGGTATACCAAACCATTGTCGACTTTTTAGTGAGATACAGCTTCCAACTAGTAGGGGCAATTATTATTGTGCTACTGGGTTTATGGTTTGCTGGCAAAGTGTCTAAAGGGTTGTTTCGTACTCTAGAGCGTAAAGGTTTAGATATTACCCTCGCCAACTTTATCGCCAATGTGGTTAAGGTGTTGTTTATTGCCATTACGGTGATTATTGCCTTAGGTAAGTTGGGAATAAGTATTACCCCCTTTGTAGCTGCTTTGGGTGCTATTTCTCTCGGTGCCGGCTTGGCGATTCAAGGTACTTTATCCAATTACGGCGCGGGCTTAGCAATTATTCTCACCCGCCCTTTTGTACTTAAAAACACCATTACCGTAAAGGGCTACACCGGCATTGTAGAAGAAATTAATTTAGCCACCACGGTGCTAATTAATGAAGATAACGAGCGGGTGACCATTCCTAATCGCCATATTGTCGGCGAAATACTTAAAAATACCGAACAAAACAGCTTAGTTGAAGGCGAGGTAGCGGTCGCTTATGGCAGTAATCCAGAACAAGTGATTAGCTTAATAGAAGAGACCTTGGCGGCCATTGCCGAGGTTCAGCAGGCGCCTGCCACCAAGGTGGGGATAGAAGCCTTCGCCGACAGTGGTATTAATATTAGTTATCGCTTTTGGGTGCCAACACCGTTATTTCATCAAACTAAGTTTGCCGCCAATTTAGCGGTGTTTAATGCCTTGCAACAAGCGGGTGTGCAAATACCTTTTCCACAGCGCGAAGTACGTATGCTATCGGAGCAACCAGCTACTAAGTGA
- a CDS encoding M14 family zinc carboxypeptidase: MNMREVIWMLSKSKLWALLIGGLASASMSATPQLHWQSNSQDYWQLSRYQDLQFQLSYLPYFSRVKMQTGPLIRNGSNGGLLNIDQALPANLNINYQVCGEQVEADSIRQAVVCTVNDGGRGNVNPERVGTSTQGRDLLAIRMGNPNGTRVMVITQQHGNEPAGTEAALSIVRWLSSGFGRKTKSILATLDLLVLLRANPDGGEPDPEHCSLNPIPGMVIDNDCALIRQNVDPMAGGAFAENSEADFVGIVGRGYDLNRYHHVTLDKPIRPLESQAMVAAALAFQPEVVLDLHGDLQKTDCQLDFTSIKPAQVLGQLPTVNCLHGQTAHNFRLLSPFANALPGSPQQFLAQSLAVKVMKKVDRVFVGSTGRFSQVQLGAGNISSGATANYRHIGAAAGGWETVNFVQDLRADVTAVHLGQPQIGVNPGLPDPSFLSKQIWINRVALFEALATLANYSDNAPSDSSGFCDYPLAQGLQASLPVEYWGPQATNGAVLIPIEPSIGVPLYISGNCPDNPL, encoded by the coding sequence ATGAACATGCGTGAAGTGATATGGATGTTAAGTAAAAGTAAGCTCTGGGCGTTGTTGATTGGGGGGCTAGCGAGTGCCTCAATGAGCGCCACCCCACAGTTACACTGGCAATCAAATAGCCAGGACTATTGGCAACTGTCTCGTTATCAAGATTTGCAATTTCAGCTGAGTTATCTGCCCTACTTTTCTAGAGTGAAAATGCAAACCGGGCCGTTAATTCGCAATGGAAGTAACGGCGGATTGTTGAATATTGACCAAGCCCTTCCAGCAAATTTAAACATCAATTATCAGGTGTGTGGTGAACAAGTTGAAGCCGACAGTATTCGACAAGCTGTTGTGTGTACCGTAAATGACGGTGGGCGTGGCAATGTTAACCCAGAGCGAGTAGGTACCTCTACTCAAGGCAGAGACCTGTTGGCTATTCGCATGGGCAACCCTAATGGTACTCGAGTAATGGTGATTACTCAGCAACATGGCAACGAGCCGGCGGGCACCGAAGCAGCCCTGAGCATTGTTCGTTGGTTAAGCAGCGGTTTTGGCCGCAAAACTAAAAGCATTTTAGCTACGCTAGATCTCTTAGTGTTATTGCGGGCCAACCCTGATGGCGGTGAACCAGACCCAGAACATTGCAGTTTAAACCCTATTCCAGGAATGGTGATCGATAATGACTGCGCGCTAATCCGCCAAAATGTTGATCCCATGGCAGGTGGCGCCTTTGCCGAAAATTCAGAAGCAGACTTTGTCGGCATTGTCGGTCGAGGTTACGATTTAAACCGCTATCATCATGTGACTTTAGATAAACCCATTCGCCCATTAGAAAGCCAAGCCATGGTTGCTGCAGCCTTAGCCTTTCAGCCTGAAGTTGTTCTCGATTTACACGGCGACTTACAAAAAACCGACTGCCAATTAGATTTCACCTCCATCAAGCCAGCCCAAGTATTGGGGCAATTACCCACCGTTAACTGCTTACATGGCCAAACCGCCCATAACTTTCGATTGTTAAGCCCCTTTGCCAATGCTCTGCCTGGCTCACCGCAACAATTTTTAGCGCAAAGCTTGGCGGTGAAAGTGATGAAAAAAGTCGACCGGGTATTTGTAGGTTCAACCGGGCGCTTTTCTCAGGTGCAACTTGGCGCCGGAAATATTAGCAGCGGCGCGACAGCAAATTATCGACATATTGGAGCGGCGGCTGGTGGTTGGGAGACAGTAAATTTTGTACAAGATTTACGTGCTGACGTTACAGCTGTGCATCTTGGTCAGCCGCAAATTGGCGTTAACCCAGGCCTACCGGACCCAAGCTTTCTGAGCAAACAAATCTGGATAAACCGAGTGGCCTTATTTGAAGCGCTCGCCACTTTAGCTAACTACAGCGACAATGCGCCAAGTGACAGTAGTGGGTTTTGTGACTACCCCTTAGCTCAAGGCTTACAAGCTAGCTTACCGGTAGAATATTGGGGGCCACAAGCCACCAATGGCGCTGTGTTAATACCCATAGAGCCCAGCATTGGCGTACCTTTATACATTAGCGGCAACTGCCCAGATAATCCTTTGTAA
- a CDS encoding GGDEF domain-containing protein: MNQQQRDIYYPVLFLISLGLVLWQYLGMERHLNYSLNEESPISLSTQLADGRVGKGLLLRQQNKATLFCNISNSQQPDACALQLKLVENNQAGISLANFDNIQLNLSFQSTAPDSIWLQVFTQHNAKHLHLHQQSILPKQGRASYSIDVDSLYQPSWWQFVQRDSQHQSQDAEITHISLLTGDNTQDKNIELSLHSVQFSGKWLQAKDLYLALLGIWLLSITYAFYSVTRGVKEQHQQSNKHALELNKINSYLSIERDNYEFMAKTDPLTSCFNRAGLSSIFGDIIIEYAEIGMPASIVLFDIDHFKKINDQYGHDEGDKVLVNLANLVRQQIREGDYLARWGGEEFLVVCAHTRLKGACALAEHLRQSIENTILSEETRITSSFGVAEINSGFLEQWIKRADEALYQAKEGGRNKVVAAN; encoded by the coding sequence ATGAATCAGCAACAACGCGACATTTATTACCCGGTACTATTTCTGATCTCTTTAGGGTTGGTGCTTTGGCAGTACCTTGGCATGGAGCGACACCTTAATTACTCACTAAACGAAGAATCGCCCATCTCTCTTTCTACTCAGCTCGCCGATGGTCGTGTAGGCAAAGGCTTGTTATTGCGCCAACAAAACAAAGCCACGCTATTTTGCAATATCTCCAATAGCCAGCAACCCGATGCCTGTGCTTTGCAGTTAAAGTTAGTGGAAAATAATCAAGCGGGCATAAGCCTGGCCAACTTTGACAACATCCAACTAAATCTATCTTTTCAAAGCACTGCCCCAGATTCCATTTGGCTACAAGTATTTACTCAACACAATGCAAAACATTTACACCTGCACCAACAAAGCATTTTGCCCAAGCAAGGGCGCGCCAGTTACAGTATTGATGTAGATAGCTTATATCAGCCCTCTTGGTGGCAATTTGTCCAACGAGATAGCCAGCACCAATCGCAAGACGCTGAAATCACGCATATTAGCTTGCTCACTGGTGACAATACTCAGGATAAAAATATCGAGTTATCGCTTCATTCAGTCCAGTTTTCTGGCAAATGGTTGCAAGCCAAAGATTTATATTTAGCCTTATTGGGCATTTGGTTGCTAAGTATCACGTACGCTTTTTACAGTGTGACCCGTGGGGTAAAAGAGCAGCACCAGCAATCAAATAAACACGCGCTAGAGCTAAATAAAATCAACAGCTACCTGAGCATTGAGCGCGATAACTACGAATTTATGGCCAAAACCGACCCACTTACCAGCTGCTTTAATCGCGCCGGTTTGAGCAGCATTTTTGGCGACATCATTATCGAATACGCTGAAATTGGCATGCCGGCCAGTATCGTTTTATTCGACATAGACCACTTCAAAAAAATCAATGACCAATATGGCCATGACGAAGGCGACAAAGTACTGGTTAATCTAGCAAACTTGGTGCGCCAACAAATTAGAGAGGGCGATTACCTAGCCCGCTGGGGCGGTGAAGAATTTTTGGTGGTATGCGCCCACACTCGCTTGAAAGGCGCTTGCGCCCTGGCAGAACACCTTCGCCAAAGTATCGAAAACACCATACTAAGTGAAGAAACACGTATCACCAGCTCTTTTGGCGTAGCCGAAATCAACTCAGGCTTCTTAGAGCAATGGATAAAACGTGCCGACGAAGCGCTGTATCAAGCCAAAGAAGGCGGCCGCAATAAGGTAGTTGCGGCCAACTAA
- a CDS encoding endonuclease, whose amino-acid sequence MYLKTALHSLAGYALLFALSLPCLALANGNQSIESFTTAKRLLLQQVYAEPSTRKTLYCEAKFDENKNVTLNSGFATGKYLNRLRRYETEHVVPAENFGRNFVEWREGHPKCVNSKGKAYKGRRCAEKTNAEYRLMQADMYNLYPAIGAVNAARSNYNFAMLSTQTSSFGTCDMRIENRKVQPPESARGPIARSYLYMDATYSRFTMSSSQRKLMQAWDKLHPVTAQECQRATLIAQTQQNNNPILASRCINVES is encoded by the coding sequence ATGTACTTAAAAACAGCCCTACATAGCTTAGCTGGCTATGCCTTATTATTTGCCCTTTCCTTACCTTGTCTAGCGCTGGCTAATGGCAATCAAAGCATTGAATCATTTACCACCGCCAAGCGACTTTTATTGCAACAGGTATACGCGGAGCCAAGTACCCGTAAAACACTGTATTGCGAAGCTAAGTTTGATGAGAATAAAAATGTCACGCTTAATTCTGGTTTTGCTACCGGCAAATATCTTAACCGATTAAGGCGTTACGAGACCGAGCACGTTGTGCCAGCAGAGAACTTTGGCCGCAACTTTGTTGAGTGGCGTGAAGGCCACCCCAAATGTGTCAATTCAAAAGGCAAAGCCTACAAGGGCAGGCGCTGTGCAGAAAAAACCAATGCCGAATACCGCTTAATGCAAGCCGACATGTACAACCTGTATCCGGCTATTGGCGCGGTAAATGCGGCGCGCTCTAATTACAACTTCGCCATGCTAAGCACTCAAACATCAAGCTTTGGAACTTGCGATATGCGCATAGAGAACCGTAAAGTACAGCCGCCAGAATCCGCGCGAGGGCCAATAGCACGCAGCTATTTATACATGGATGCCACTTATAGCCGATTTACCATGAGCAGTAGTCAACGCAAGTTAATGCAAGCTTGGGACAAGCTTCATCCGGTTACTGCTCAAGAATGCCAAAGAGCCACGCTGATTGCGCAAACTCAACAAAACAACAATCCCATTTTGGCGTCGCGTTGTATAAATGTTGAGAGCTAA
- a CDS encoding DUF6172 family protein, whose protein sequence is MKKTYPLTHPKLKLARIVEAAKYDAKKYIRREKNKTLPAGADFWAFDCKYGPTQEEAEEVHVSQINACMDKAEQQQLPSFYLEIMAKPANRPEKPDVEESSDLDDIIASAEQELDKDAE, encoded by the coding sequence ATGAAAAAGACTTATCCGCTTACTCACCCCAAGCTTAAATTGGCGCGCATTGTTGAAGCCGCTAAGTATGATGCTAAAAAATATATTCGCCGCGAGAAGAACAAAACCTTGCCTGCCGGAGCCGATTTTTGGGCCTTTGATTGTAAGTACGGACCAACTCAAGAAGAAGCAGAAGAGGTCCACGTTTCGCAAATTAACGCTTGTATGGACAAAGCTGAGCAACAGCAATTGCCGTCATTTTACTTAGAGATTATGGCTAAACCTGCCAATCGCCCAGAAAAGCCAGATGTGGAAGAATCTTCAGATCTTGACGATATCATCGCTAGCGCAGAACAAGAGCTAGATAAAGACGCTGAATAA
- a CDS encoding YecA family protein produces the protein MKLGRNDPCHCGSGKKFKRCCMSSVSKQHAQTFDDVEGMQAMNPNLSLDELNAALQHKVQDRNNQPHPDFCGVTPTQMANWLYAPFDELQWVTTSTPDELLASPVMRYLALILDEAMAQEGSFKATSKGNLPAKLVKQASELLPKFAVSQFSKTINISEFSGSNEDKFNALHYTRVLAEISGIIYRRSGRYHVKKSAQKQYQALGIQAFFKPMLEAAIGKYNWGYLDSFEYDVDLRTFWLFMLWRIQIHNSVEQLVKEVMTAFPDLLQAFPTDDYFSPERNLSILIESRFIARFLQFWGFVTIDPRRYLNIEPVGRTVQVLPLLKQTFQFTINT, from the coding sequence ATGAAGCTCGGTCGTAACGATCCTTGCCATTGTGGCAGTGGTAAAAAATTTAAGCGTTGTTGTATGAGCAGCGTTTCCAAGCAACATGCCCAAACCTTTGATGATGTCGAAGGCATGCAGGCAATGAACCCAAATTTGAGTCTTGATGAACTCAACGCTGCTTTACAACACAAAGTGCAGGATCGCAATAATCAACCTCATCCCGATTTTTGTGGTGTGACGCCAACGCAAATGGCCAATTGGCTTTATGCGCCTTTTGATGAGTTACAGTGGGTGACAACTAGTACACCAGATGAGCTTTTAGCCAGCCCTGTGATGCGCTATTTAGCCCTCATTCTTGATGAGGCTATGGCGCAAGAAGGCTCATTTAAAGCCACAAGCAAAGGCAACTTGCCGGCTAAGTTGGTCAAACAGGCCAGTGAATTATTGCCTAAGTTTGCCGTTTCTCAGTTCTCAAAAACTATTAACATCAGCGAGTTTTCGGGCAGTAACGAAGATAAATTTAATGCCTTGCACTACACCCGAGTACTGGCTGAAATTAGTGGTATTATTTATCGGCGCAGTGGCCGCTACCATGTAAAAAAATCAGCGCAAAAGCAGTATCAGGCTTTAGGTATTCAGGCATTTTTCAAACCTATGTTAGAAGCCGCAATCGGCAAATATAACTGGGGCTATTTAGATAGCTTTGAATACGATGTCGATTTGCGTACCTTTTGGCTGTTTATGTTGTGGCGCATTCAGATCCACAACAGCGTTGAACAGCTGGTTAAAGAGGTTATGACGGCGTTCCCTGATCTGCTACAGGCATTCCCCACTGACGATTACTTCTCGCCAGAAAGAAACTTAAGCATATTAATTGAATCACGATTTATTGCGCGATTTTTACAGTTTTGGGGATTTGTGACCATTGATCCAAGACGTTATTTAAACATTGAGCCTGTCGGTAGAACGGTACAGGTGCTGCCTTTGTTAAAACAAACCTTTCAATTCACAATAAATACATAG
- a CDS encoding helix-turn-helix domain-containing protein: MAKRDLHNVLFPKQRKILTHFGEDLLLAMKRRGFTKKLLCERTGFDHKTVNKVFAGDPGVAIGTYLKVMAVLGMESNFAEMAAHDEVGIKLQNIKLLEGSR, encoded by the coding sequence ATGGCTAAGCGTGATTTACACAATGTACTGTTTCCAAAGCAGCGCAAAATTCTGACGCATTTTGGTGAGGACTTGCTGTTGGCCATGAAGCGACGAGGTTTTACAAAAAAGCTGCTGTGTGAACGTACTGGCTTTGATCATAAAACCGTGAACAAAGTCTTCGCAGGTGATCCGGGCGTTGCCATAGGCACTTACTTAAAAGTGATGGCCGTTCTAGGCATGGAAAGCAACTTTGCAGAAATGGCCGCTCATGATGAAGTGGGTATCAAGCTGCAAAACATAAAATTGCTGGAAGGTTCAAGATGA
- a CDS encoding type II toxin-antitoxin system HipA family toxin, whose translation MSREIVEVYADWQPIEAPLLIGQLAYSDSSRGGVFSFAYDKAFLTSAYRLQIDPILTLHSGELYNDEADKNFRAFLDSSPDRWGRILMQRRAAIEARKGIRATSRLNELDYLLGVHDSYRMGGIRFKRAGSNAFLDDNSEFAAPPMASLRELEHAAMQIEKDDNIDSDEYYRWLKMLISPGSSLGGARPKACVTDEQGHLWIAKFPNLNDTHDVGAWEMVCYELALAAGVEMFPSEIRQFSSGHHTFLTKRFDRDGENRLHFSSAMTQLRYFGNEKYDGEQSQGASYLEIAEFISNCGAQTKADLAQLWRRIVFNIAVSNTDDHLRNHGFLLTKKGWKLSPAYDLNPIVDKHGLHLNITDADNALDYQLAFGVKDFFRLSQTQATQIYDEVLKAVKQWQIVAKRLGISRAEQAMKQSAFNV comes from the coding sequence ATGAGCCGTGAAATCGTCGAAGTCTATGCAGACTGGCAGCCAATTGAAGCGCCTTTGCTAATTGGGCAGCTTGCTTACAGTGATTCAAGCCGAGGTGGCGTGTTTAGTTTTGCCTACGATAAAGCATTTTTAACCTCAGCCTATCGTTTGCAAATTGATCCAATCCTGACGCTTCACTCCGGTGAACTCTACAACGATGAAGCTGACAAAAACTTTCGCGCATTTCTCGATTCATCGCCTGATAGATGGGGACGTATTTTAATGCAGCGGCGTGCAGCGATTGAAGCGCGCAAAGGCATTCGAGCAACAAGTCGATTAAACGAGTTGGATTACCTGCTGGGCGTTCATGACTCTTACCGGATGGGGGGGATTCGATTTAAGCGAGCAGGCTCGAATGCTTTCTTAGATGACAACTCTGAGTTTGCTGCGCCGCCAATGGCGTCTTTGCGAGAGCTAGAGCACGCAGCCATGCAGATTGAAAAAGACGATAACATCGACAGTGACGAGTATTACCGCTGGTTGAAAATGCTGATTTCTCCAGGCTCATCATTAGGCGGTGCAAGGCCCAAGGCTTGTGTGACAGATGAACAAGGCCACTTGTGGATTGCCAAGTTTCCCAACTTAAATGATACCCATGACGTGGGGGCGTGGGAGATGGTCTGTTATGAGTTGGCTCTGGCGGCAGGTGTTGAGATGTTTCCAAGTGAGATCAGGCAGTTTTCCTCTGGGCATCATACCTTTTTAACAAAACGGTTTGATCGCGATGGCGAAAATCGGCTGCATTTTTCATCGGCCATGACACAGCTTCGCTATTTTGGAAACGAAAAGTATGATGGTGAACAATCTCAAGGTGCCAGCTACCTAGAAATTGCTGAATTTATTTCCAATTGTGGTGCACAAACAAAAGCGGATTTAGCACAGTTATGGCGCCGTATCGTGTTTAATATTGCGGTGTCCAACACAGATGATCACCTGCGTAACCATGGGTTTTTATTAACAAAGAAGGGTTGGAAGTTATCACCCGCTTATGATTTAAACCCGATAGTGGATAAGCACGGCCTGCATCTGAATATTACCGATGCAGACAACGCTTTAGACTACCAATTAGCCTTTGGCGTGAAAGACTTCTTCCGATTATCTCAAACCCAAGCCACGCAAATTTACGATGAAGTATTAAAGGCGGTTAAGCAGTGGCAAATCGTTGCTAAGCGGCTAGGCATCAGCCGAGCCGAGCAAGCCATGAAACAATCGGCGTTTAACGTTTAA
- a CDS encoding HVO_A0114 family putative DNA-binding protein codes for MSETENIFAPLSAVDKMFGLCISVQSFYWPSAVLSACWEPSEQTVRVSYVSEAMKNAKQSRCVIGIKGQTPDPDYPVDIWFDSLKSVANVLSKENQQLLKVIAEQQPQSVTELAMLTGRAVSNVSRTLKTLDGLGIVCLTRVSGQVKPTIKFRSFVVVGDYCE; via the coding sequence TTGTCCGAAACGGAAAATATCTTTGCGCCATTATCAGCAGTTGATAAGATGTTCGGCTTATGTATAAGCGTACAGTCTTTTTATTGGCCAAGCGCTGTTTTATCTGCTTGCTGGGAACCTAGTGAGCAAACTGTTCGAGTAAGCTATGTGAGTGAAGCAATGAAAAACGCAAAACAATCGCGCTGCGTGATTGGGATTAAAGGGCAAACGCCCGACCCCGATTACCCCGTTGATATCTGGTTCGATTCGCTTAAATCGGTAGCTAATGTGCTGTCGAAAGAAAACCAGCAGTTGTTAAAAGTAATTGCCGAGCAACAGCCGCAATCGGTGACTGAGCTGGCAATGCTTACGGGCCGTGCGGTCAGTAATGTGTCGAGAACACTTAAGACATTAGATGGTTTGGGCATAGTGTGTTTAACGCGTGTATCTGGGCAAGTGAAACCAACTATAAAATTTCGCTCCTTTGTTGTGGTAGGAGATTATTGTGAGTAA
- a CDS encoding DNA cytosine methyltransferase, whose amino-acid sequence MSNVIFSFFSGSGFLDLGFEKAGFEIVFVNEVENQFIKAYEFSRKTMGHSEPKYGYQANSIEDYLNNEDEGYLNDSVNNESRIGNLVGFIGGPPCPDFSVGGKNAGKTGENGKLSRSYVECIKKYKPDWFVFENVKGLWRTKKHREFYDELKKELSDSGYDLNDRLINSLEFGVPQDRDRIILFGVKKNIHEKIDKDFFWERYMKYPNKSAFSYKWPEKSPFGEAFKAPSDLPLELTVEYWFNKNKVHLHPNKDHHFTPRAGLAKFLVIDEGDTSKKSYKRLHRFRYSPTAAYGNNEVHLHPTKARRISAAEAMAIQSLPCDFELPSSMTLSAMFKTIGNGVPYLFSYGIAKTIQDYLKDE is encoded by the coding sequence GTGAGTAATGTAATTTTTTCTTTTTTTTCAGGTTCAGGATTTCTTGATTTGGGTTTTGAAAAAGCTGGTTTTGAAATTGTATTTGTAAATGAAGTAGAAAATCAGTTTATTAAGGCTTATGAGTTTAGCCGAAAAACAATGGGGCATAGTGAGCCAAAATATGGTTATCAAGCTAATTCAATCGAAGATTATTTGAATAATGAAGATGAAGGGTATCTGAACGATAGTGTCAATAATGAAAGCCGTATAGGTAATCTCGTAGGTTTTATTGGGGGGCCGCCTTGCCCTGATTTTTCTGTTGGAGGGAAAAATGCTGGTAAAACTGGAGAAAATGGTAAATTATCAAGATCCTACGTAGAGTGTATTAAAAAATATAAGCCAGATTGGTTCGTTTTTGAAAACGTGAAAGGCCTATGGAGAACTAAAAAGCATAGGGAGTTCTATGATGAACTTAAAAAAGAATTAAGTGATTCTGGTTATGATTTAAATGATCGTTTGATTAATTCGTTGGAGTTTGGTGTTCCTCAAGATAGAGACCGGATAATACTTTTTGGTGTCAAAAAAAATATTCATGAAAAAATAGATAAAGACTTTTTTTGGGAGAGATATATGAAGTACCCAAATAAGTCTGCATTTTCCTACAAATGGCCGGAAAAAAGTCCATTTGGAGAAGCTTTTAAAGCACCAAGTGACCTTCCTTTGGAGCTTACAGTTGAATATTGGTTTAATAAAAATAAAGTTCATCTACATCCAAATAAGGATCATCATTTTACACCAAGAGCTGGATTAGCAAAGTTTCTAGTTATTGATGAAGGTGATACATCAAAAAAGTCTTATAAGAGGCTTCATCGTTTTCGATACTCACCAACAGCCGCATACGGTAATAATGAAGTTCATCTGCATCCAACTAAGGCTAGAAGAATATCAGCTGCGGAAGCTATGGCTATTCAGTCTTTACCTTGTGATTTCGAACTTCCAAGTTCAATGACTTTAAGTGCGATGTTTAAAACAATTGGAAATGGTGTTCCTTATCTCTTTTCATATGGCATTGCTAAAACAATTCAGGATTATCTGAAGGATGAGTAG